The genomic stretch CCAAAGGCGAACGCTGCTGTCGTGAAAGTGGCCATGACACCTTTGAAATGGTCAATGGGACGATTACCGTTGAACGCACCTGGGGAATGCCAGTATTTGGCACCGATGTAGCCGCTGGTCCCCGCACCACCGCAAGTAATGATAATACCTAGGATGAAAAACCCGGCCATCATCAACACTTTACatgagttgaagaaaaactcTGCTTCAGCGTAACCTCTTGCACCGAAAGTATTGATCACAATGATCAACACAAAGAATATCGAGACGAAGATATCAGGGTTAACCGAGGTTGTCCAGTACTTGATGGTCATAGAGGCCGTTACCAATTCCAGCGGGCAAACACATAGCCATTGCAGACAATAGACCCAGGCGACAGCGAACCCGAAGGCTTTGTCGACGAGGAAAGTTGGATAAATGTTGAAGTTGCTTGGTAGGGAACTGTAGCAGACGGCCAATTCACCGCACGCTTGGATGATACAGTAGAGGCATGAGCCCATGATACTGTACCCAATGACCAACCCACCTGGCCCTGCATCTCTAAGGACTTTTGCGTTACCGACAAGCAACCCAGTACCAATCCCAGTCCCCAGAGAGATCAACAAGACGTGTCTCTTCTTGATTGTCTGTTTCAAGTCGCTGTTTTCTCCAGGTACTTCGCCTAAACCTGACTCCAAGTCTGACGTTGTTTGCTTCTCATCAACTCTTTTGAACGAGTCGACGAATTTCCCAAAGGGTGAGCGGGAAGAACCATCCGAATTATGGATTGTCTCCTCCTGTGTCTTTTCTTGAATCAAAACAGCATTGTTGCTCTCATCCGTTTTCGTCTCCTTCTTAGCAGACGAACTTTCTTGGAATTGGAAGTAATCGGTCTCCTCCCTTTCCGAATTAGTAGTCACACGGGCATATGACACGTCACTAACCGAATCCGAGGAAGATTGCTGTCTGTCCAGCTGTTTCGAATTACTTGACGACGTCCCCATAGtataaaagaaaaaagtttaCTATGGTTATACTTGGTATACAGTCTTTgagtttcttcaagaagtgATGAGTAAGGGGAAATGGTTCGAGTAGAAGCAAGTGCCAGCTAGTCTTATTTTTATAATAATCGTACCCCCGCGCCGCACTTGCTCCattataatttttttgtgtaaTATGCAGTATACGTTATTGCTAAAACAGGAACATGATGACACAAAACCGGCAAGCAAAACAATCAGCAATTGATAAGACCAGAAAAAACTAAACCACATAACGAAGGGGCCGGTTAAGGGAAGCCAGGTATACCCTCTTCTACGAGTGTTTATGTGGATCCCAATGGCGTCCTGCGTATGTTGGGGCCCTTAACCAGTTGACCATTATATGGCACCATTTTTCGCTCTTCAGGCACCGTGAAGGGCGGCTTATGTACGTCTAAAGCCGTGAAGAcaatagaaaaaaaaagagagaagaaccGGCGatcaaaaaagaagcagCTCGTCAAAAGTTACCCGGAAACACTTCTCAAAAGGGTAGCCGCATTACCGCTTCTGGCCATTGGACCGTTGGAAGCGCCATGGCGGgttgcaacaacaacactgGAGGGTTTATGTGTGTGAGAGAGGTCGTGACCGTCTGCTTCTCGCATGTTTGCGTAGCGGCTTTCCACTGATACGGACCCTGGGGAACGTAATGGCAGGACCCTGGGTTGTAGTATTCTTGACAAATGCAACTTCTGCTTGAAGACGC from Huiozyma naganishii CBS 8797 chromosome 6, complete genome encodes the following:
- the KNAG0F00270 gene encoding amino acid permease (similar to Saccharomyces cerevisiae AGP1 (YCL025C) and GNP1 (YDR508C); ancestral locus Anc_1.50), which codes for MGTSSSNSKQLDRQQSSSDSVSDVSYARVTTNSEREETDYFQFQESSSAKKETKTDESNNAVLIQEKTQEETIHNSDGSSRSPFGKFVDSFKRVDEKQTTSDLESGLGEVPGENSDLKQTIKKRHVLLISLGTGIGTGLLVGNAKVLRDAGPGGLVIGYSIMGSCLYCIIQACGELAVCYSSLPSNFNIYPTFLVDKAFGFAVAWVYCLQWLCVCPLELVTASMTIKYWTTSVNPDIFVSIFFVLIIVINTFGARGYAEAEFFFNSCKVLMMAGFFILGIIITCGGAGTSGYIGAKYWHSPGAFNGNRPIDHFKGVMATFTTAAFAFGASEFISLTAAEQSNPRKAIPKAAKMMIYRILFVFLSSITLIGFLVPYNSPYLLGSGSDATKASPYVVAVASHGVRVVPHFINAVILLSVLSVGNSAFYSSSRLLNSLAQQGYAPKMFTYIDKRGRPLVAMVCSTLFMTIAFCAASPKEEQVFTWLLAISGLSQLFTWVAICISHLRFRRALKVQGHSLGEIGFKSQVGIYGSLYAATMLILALIAQFWVALAPIGGNGLDARNFFQNYLAMPILLVLYFGYKIRKRDWKFWIPAHRIDLVSHRKVFDEDILKQEVAEIEQEKKNLSTGRKIQEFFF